A genome region from Marinobacter panjinensis includes the following:
- a CDS encoding methyl-accepting chemotaxis protein codes for MNIRNSLGLRAKVALPFAVSAIALIVIGLFSVLTARNLVSDTDTLSDRYLPAVSEALNGDRDLYQALVAQMSFISATENDELPDQHKAEFEENAGQALDRMNAAVERLSGTGVSEITNGFRNTYDRWLNSARQSMEIAQAGDPYAGHQLLIGQSNQAFSQLREYFDSVGIHADEQAQITAREASDEGLASSVFILAITAGALIIGILLFVIVLRMVIQSISVLRKQLDNIAQGEGDLTQRIPVEMDDDLGKLAASFNHVLENLQGMIGSIQNLSRQLGEGASELSSTAHDNSSGVTRQTDAISMVATAINEMQSAIEEVAGNASRAADITKQAQEKGRNGATIIRNSSVQVQRLAAQISKAVEVIRKLSQDSENITSVLDVIREIADQTNLLALNAAIEAARAGDQGRGFAVVADEVRTLAKRTQQSTEDIQTMITALQTGVADIVAVMETGSKEAAETEKLATEAEAELQGILESVADISDMNTSVASATEEQTQVVDEINRSVTEINDLAFEGMKRSGSIDRISKSLDGYARELEQQTGRFKV; via the coding sequence ATGAACATAAGAAATTCCCTGGGCCTGAGGGCCAAAGTCGCCTTACCCTTTGCAGTTTCCGCTATCGCCCTTATTGTCATAGGCCTTTTCAGCGTCCTGACGGCGCGGAATCTCGTCTCTGATACTGATACGCTTTCTGATCGCTACCTCCCCGCTGTAAGCGAAGCCCTCAACGGTGATCGCGACCTTTATCAGGCTCTGGTCGCGCAGATGTCCTTCATCAGCGCGACCGAGAATGACGAACTCCCCGATCAGCACAAGGCGGAATTCGAAGAAAATGCCGGACAAGCACTGGACAGAATGAACGCTGCCGTCGAGCGCCTGAGCGGCACCGGCGTTTCCGAAATAACCAATGGCTTTCGTAATACCTACGACCGCTGGCTCAACTCAGCCCGCCAATCCATGGAGATCGCGCAGGCAGGCGATCCCTACGCGGGCCACCAATTGTTGATTGGCCAGAGCAATCAGGCCTTCAGCCAACTGAGGGAGTATTTTGACAGTGTCGGGATCCATGCCGATGAGCAGGCGCAGATCACCGCCCGCGAAGCATCGGACGAAGGGTTGGCCAGTTCCGTCTTTATACTGGCTATAACGGCCGGCGCCCTCATCATTGGTATTCTTCTGTTCGTTATAGTCCTTCGTATGGTCATCCAGTCTATCAGCGTGCTAAGGAAACAACTGGATAACATCGCCCAGGGGGAGGGAGACCTCACCCAGCGTATTCCTGTTGAAATGGACGATGATCTGGGAAAGCTTGCTGCAAGCTTCAATCACGTGCTTGAAAATCTCCAGGGTATGATTGGCTCCATTCAGAACCTGAGCAGACAACTGGGCGAAGGTGCCTCTGAATTGTCCTCGACCGCCCATGACAACAGCAGCGGAGTAACCCGGCAAACCGACGCCATTTCCATGGTCGCAACCGCCATCAATGAGATGCAAAGCGCCATTGAGGAAGTGGCCGGCAATGCCTCTCGCGCCGCCGACATTACAAAGCAGGCCCAAGAGAAGGGGCGTAATGGTGCGACCATCATCCGCAACTCATCTGTCCAGGTGCAACGCCTGGCTGCACAGATATCCAAAGCTGTCGAGGTTATACGCAAGCTGTCTCAGGACTCGGAGAACATTACCTCGGTATTGGACGTTATTCGGGAAATCGCCGACCAGACCAACCTGCTGGCACTCAACGCTGCGATAGAGGCTGCCCGCGCCGGGGACCAGGGCCGGGGCTTTGCAGTGGTAGCCGACGAAGTACGTACACTGGCCAAACGAACCCAGCAGTCGACTGAAGACATACAGACCATGATTACCGCCCTCCAGACCGGCGTTGCCGATATCGTGGCGGTGATGGAAACCGGAAGTAAAGAAGCAGCGGAAACCGAGAAACTTGCAACGGAAGCCGAAGCCGAGCTGCAGGGCATTCTTGAGTCGGTGGCGGATATCAGCGACATGAATACCAGCGTGGCGTCGGCGACAGAAGAGCAGACTCAGGTGGTCGACGAGATCAACCGCAGTGTTACCGAAATCAATGATCTGGCTTTCGAAGGGATGAAGCGATCAGGGAGCATCGACCGCATAAGCAAGTCGCTGGACGGCTACGCCAGAGAACTGGAACAACAGACAGGACGGTTCAAGGTATAA
- a CDS encoding YceI family protein: MKKLLLASAVSLTMAGGVQASEHSGSYAFDTKGAHQFITFKISHLGYSWLYGRFNDFNGQFVYDEENPENSSVQVTVDTSSVDSNHGERDKHLRSDDFLHVGEYPEATFKSKRVEVDEEGEADIIGDLTLRGVTKEITLDVEMLGHGEDPWGGYRMGFEAETEFKLSDFGIPMDLGKASETVEMIISVEGIRQ; encoded by the coding sequence ATGAAAAAACTGCTGCTTGCATCCGCTGTTTCACTCACGATGGCTGGTGGCGTCCAGGCATCGGAGCATAGCGGAAGTTATGCCTTCGATACCAAAGGCGCACATCAGTTTATTACCTTCAAAATTTCCCACCTGGGTTACAGCTGGCTTTATGGTCGGTTCAATGACTTCAACGGCCAGTTTGTTTACGACGAAGAAAATCCGGAAAACAGCTCTGTGCAGGTAACAGTCGATACATCCAGCGTAGATTCAAATCATGGTGAGCGGGACAAGCACCTGCGTTCCGATGATTTCCTGCATGTCGGCGAATACCCGGAAGCGACGTTCAAGAGCAAAAGGGTAGAAGTAGACGAGGAAGGTGAGGCCGACATTATCGGTGACCTCACTCTGCGTGGTGTGACAAAAGAGATTACCCTCGACGTGGAAATGTTGGGCCACGGGGAGGATCCCTGGGGGGGCTACCGCATGGGTTTCGAGGCGGAAACCGAATTCAAGCTTTCTGACTTCGGTATTCCCATGGATCTTGGCAAAGCCTCTGAAACGGTCGAAATGATCATTTCGGTGGAAGGCATTCGTCAGTAA
- a CDS encoding cytochrome b: MQVRNTASRFGFVTIGIHWLVAVAVFGLFGLGYWMVDLSYYDDWYRTAPDIHRSIGILLFMVMVLRLAWRFISPLPDPPPNHSRFEVLAAHGAHLILYVVIFVAMISGYLISTADGSSISVFGWFEVPSVTGRIKGMEDTAGLVHYWVTWVLVVLAGLHGLAAIKHHVIDRDDTLLRMLGMDRH, translated from the coding sequence ATGCAGGTACGCAACACGGCCAGCAGGTTTGGCTTTGTCACCATCGGCATTCACTGGCTTGTTGCCGTCGCGGTATTCGGCCTTTTCGGCCTTGGCTACTGGATGGTAGACCTGTCTTATTATGACGACTGGTATCGGACAGCCCCTGACATCCACCGGAGCATCGGTATTCTCTTGTTTATGGTCATGGTGCTTAGGCTCGCCTGGCGTTTCATTAGCCCGTTACCGGATCCGCCACCCAATCACAGCCGCTTCGAGGTGCTGGCAGCCCATGGCGCACACCTGATCCTTTATGTCGTGATCTTCGTGGCCATGATCAGTGGTTACCTCATTTCCACCGCGGATGGGTCTTCCATCAGTGTATTCGGCTGGTTTGAAGTTCCTTCGGTGACTGGGCGGATCAAGGGCATGGAGGATACAGCCGGCCTGGTTCATTACTGGGTAACCTGGGTCCTGGTTGTGCTTGCCGGCCTGCACGGCCTTGCGGCGATCAAACACCATGTGATTGACCGGGATGACACCTTGCTGCGTATGCTGGGGATGGATCGTCATTAA
- a CDS encoding EAL domain-containing protein, with protein MSRTLPDELTATELDVLSPMLTREGESWTADYQGLTLRTALQPIFSISHKRIVGYEALIRAFDPDNAAVLPLHLFELPSSDAENLLLDRLCRYLHIRNYSNFQDQLNWLFLNVSPRVVSAGSRADSFFGELLKKTGLPPHRIVMEIVEQPTDDAERLRETVAYYQQLGCLTAIDDFGAGHSNFERIWNLSPDIVKLDRKLLTRATDDRKARQILNGIVSLLHQSGCLVLLEGVETHEQAMIAIDAGVDFVQGFYFRKPSIALAEIPGELTDLDGLLRDYKSKNRVTQDPTQQLTSFFEGFFRNAVDRLSQGMVMREACNTLLNHPAVSRCYLVDDSGVQIDDTLVSDAMASSLDPRFRPLESTTSADWYRQQYLRQAIAQPGYLQVTAPYLCITGAYMCVTLSLGYYHNGKLRVLCCDILANPPETSVRKG; from the coding sequence ATGTCGCGTACCCTCCCAGATGAGTTGACCGCAACGGAACTGGACGTGCTGTCGCCTATGCTTACCAGGGAGGGCGAATCATGGACGGCGGATTATCAGGGCCTGACACTGCGAACGGCGTTACAACCCATATTCAGCATTTCCCACAAACGCATTGTCGGTTACGAGGCACTGATCCGCGCCTTTGACCCGGACAATGCCGCGGTGCTCCCGCTGCACCTGTTCGAGCTGCCGTCGTCCGATGCCGAAAACCTCCTGCTCGACCGGCTTTGCCGCTATTTGCACATACGCAACTATTCCAACTTCCAGGATCAGCTTAACTGGTTGTTTCTGAACGTGTCTCCCCGTGTGGTGTCGGCCGGCAGCCGGGCTGATTCGTTTTTCGGTGAACTGCTGAAAAAAACCGGGCTGCCCCCTCACCGTATCGTGATGGAAATTGTTGAGCAGCCCACCGATGACGCTGAAAGGTTGCGGGAAACCGTTGCCTATTACCAGCAACTGGGCTGCCTGACCGCCATTGATGATTTTGGCGCCGGCCACTCCAATTTCGAGCGCATCTGGAACCTGTCACCGGATATCGTCAAGCTCGATCGAAAATTGCTGACCCGCGCCACCGATGACCGCAAGGCCAGACAGATACTCAATGGCATTGTCTCGCTACTTCACCAGTCCGGCTGCCTGGTCCTGCTGGAAGGTGTGGAAACCCACGAACAGGCCATGATCGCCATTGATGCCGGGGTGGATTTCGTACAGGGATTCTATTTCCGTAAGCCGAGCATCGCACTGGCAGAGATTCCCGGGGAACTAACCGATCTGGATGGGCTGCTGAGAGACTACAAGAGCAAGAACCGGGTAACGCAGGATCCGACCCAGCAACTGACTTCCTTTTTCGAAGGCTTCTTCCGCAATGCAGTGGACAGGCTCAGCCAGGGCATGGTGATGAGAGAAGCCTGCAACACCCTGCTGAATCATCCGGCAGTCTCCCGGTGTTACCTGGTCGATGACAGTGGCGTCCAGATCGACGACACCCTGGTATCAGATGCCATGGCCAGCAGCCTTGACCCCCGCTTTCGCCCCCTTGAGAGCACCACCAGTGCCGACTGGTATCGCCAGCAGTACCTGCGCCAGGCCATCGCCCAGCCGGGCTACCTGCAGGTGACAGCGCCCTATCTTTGCATTACCGGCGCCTACATGTGTGTCACCCTGTCCCTGGGCTATTATCACAACGGAAAACTGAGAGTCCTCTGCTGCGACATTCTCGCCAACCCACCCGAAACCAGCGTCAGGAAAGGTTGA
- a CDS encoding SLC13 family permease: MDWQGWFALSLAGVALLLMSFGRFGPHLVMLGVLVVLSASGIVTADQALAGFSNTGLITVVAMFVVAAGIHHSGGVDLVVHHLLRSPRTVRSAQARIAFPVALLSGFLNNTPVVATMIPAVHAWSRKIGISPSKLMIPLSYSAILGGTLTLIGTSTNLVVNGQYQQLTGEDGFSIFSITAVGLPVAVIGLAVMLLVLPRALPDRKDQQKFGSMREFTLEVAVAFDGPLVGKSVGEAGLRELERLYLVEIERDGSVVTAVPSEERLRGGDRLVFAGDTQAISDLLRINGIVPSVHDDEPSLSKDRAERRLVEAALSPQSEVLGLTIRDARFRDRYGAVVLAVARGGERVSGNLGNIRLKTGDVLLLEARPAFVSRQRYAKDFLLINDLETETPRHDRAYLSWGILLVLVGAAAFGVLSMLNAALMGAALMVLSGCCSVGQAQKAVDVPVMLTIAASFALGAALQETGAAAFVAAGILDVSSGHPLLTVLLVYFSVSVLTEVITNNAAAVLVLPIVLSMTASLGIASEPYVIAVMMAASASFATPLGYQTNMMVFGPGGYRFMDFVKVGLPMNLFIGLVTVGVISLVYGINLS; this comes from the coding sequence ATGGACTGGCAGGGCTGGTTTGCTTTAAGCCTCGCGGGGGTGGCGTTGCTGTTGATGAGTTTCGGGCGTTTTGGTCCGCACCTCGTCATGCTGGGCGTGCTCGTTGTGCTGAGTGCCAGCGGCATTGTCACTGCCGATCAGGCCCTTGCCGGGTTCAGTAACACAGGCCTGATCACCGTTGTCGCCATGTTTGTAGTGGCTGCCGGCATACATCACTCCGGTGGTGTGGATCTGGTGGTGCATCACCTGTTGCGATCGCCCCGCACCGTGCGCTCGGCCCAGGCCCGTATTGCATTTCCGGTCGCGCTGCTGAGTGGATTTCTTAATAACACGCCCGTGGTTGCCACCATGATCCCGGCGGTTCATGCCTGGTCGCGGAAGATTGGCATCTCGCCATCGAAGTTGATGATTCCCCTGAGTTACTCAGCCATCCTCGGTGGCACCCTGACCCTGATTGGTACCAGCACCAACCTGGTGGTCAACGGGCAGTATCAGCAGTTGACTGGCGAAGACGGTTTCTCGATCTTCTCCATCACCGCGGTCGGGTTGCCGGTCGCGGTGATTGGCCTGGCGGTGATGCTGCTGGTATTACCCAGGGCGTTGCCGGATCGCAAGGACCAGCAGAAGTTCGGCTCCATGCGGGAATTTACCCTGGAGGTTGCGGTTGCTTTTGACGGGCCATTGGTCGGCAAGAGCGTTGGCGAGGCTGGTCTGCGCGAGCTGGAACGCCTCTACCTGGTTGAGATCGAACGGGATGGCAGTGTGGTAACCGCTGTGCCCTCGGAAGAACGCCTGCGGGGTGGTGACCGGTTGGTGTTTGCCGGCGATACCCAGGCCATTTCCGACCTCCTGCGGATTAACGGCATCGTGCCCTCCGTCCATGATGATGAGCCCAGTCTGAGCAAAGACCGGGCAGAGCGGCGGCTGGTGGAGGCTGCGCTATCACCACAGTCTGAAGTACTTGGTCTGACCATCCGGGACGCCCGTTTCCGGGATCGATACGGTGCCGTGGTGCTGGCGGTCGCACGGGGTGGCGAGCGGGTGTCTGGTAACCTGGGTAATATTCGCCTGAAAACCGGGGATGTTTTGCTGCTTGAAGCCCGCCCGGCGTTCGTCAGCCGTCAGCGATACGCCAAGGACTTCCTGCTGATCAATGACCTGGAAACGGAAACGCCTCGTCACGACCGCGCGTATCTGTCCTGGGGAATTCTGCTGGTACTTGTGGGGGCTGCAGCCTTCGGTGTGTTGAGTATGCTCAACGCGGCGCTGATGGGGGCTGCGCTGATGGTTCTCAGCGGCTGCTGTTCGGTCGGTCAGGCTCAGAAGGCTGTGGATGTGCCCGTCATGCTCACCATCGCCGCTTCTTTTGCGCTCGGGGCGGCCCTGCAGGAAACCGGTGCGGCGGCCTTCGTCGCGGCGGGAATACTGGATGTCAGCAGTGGCCACCCGTTACTGACGGTTTTGCTGGTGTATTTCTCGGTATCGGTTCTCACTGAAGTGATTACCAATAACGCCGCCGCGGTGCTGGTATTGCCGATTGTGCTATCCATGACTGCCTCATTGGGTATCGCTTCCGAGCCTTACGTGATTGCGGTAATGATGGCCGCTTCGGCGAGCTTTGCCACACCGCTGGGGTACCAGACCAATATGATGGTCTTCGGCCCGGGCGGTTACCGGTTCATGGATTTCGTGAAGGTTGGCCTGCCGATGAACCTGTTTATCGGGCTGGTCACGGTCGGGGTGATTTCCCTGGTGTACGGGATCAACCTTTCCTGA
- a CDS encoding DUF2931 family protein — translation MIFRMIGVFCIALLASGCTSLAKEGDYWRVSVAAPRHYEVWVVDMLLEAPGERSWREPVGTVGCCWAGPHGPSGKGGKADPFPELIGMRWFSFAEQKYYAKIIKVPKDLLDRMRELAPYKTEGDVRTGPRNTMTIGLAPGGLVVVWILNQVGNEIEVMRMRATEVSEDPDDFASLTANYLEQHGDYLEEHGVPTEGW, via the coding sequence ATGATCTTCAGGATGATTGGGGTGTTCTGTATTGCTCTATTAGCAAGCGGTTGTACGTCACTGGCAAAAGAGGGAGATTATTGGCGGGTATCGGTGGCCGCACCCAGGCACTACGAAGTTTGGGTTGTTGACATGTTGCTGGAGGCGCCTGGCGAACGTAGTTGGCGCGAGCCAGTAGGCACGGTCGGCTGCTGTTGGGCTGGGCCTCACGGTCCTTCTGGTAAGGGTGGGAAGGCTGATCCTTTCCCGGAATTGATAGGTATGCGCTGGTTCTCCTTTGCTGAGCAAAAATACTACGCCAAAATAATCAAGGTACCCAAAGACCTTTTGGACCGTATGCGTGAGCTTGCGCCTTACAAAACGGAGGGCGACGTACGTACCGGCCCACGGAATACCATGACTATCGGACTGGCTCCTGGTGGTTTGGTAGTTGTATGGATTCTCAATCAGGTCGGCAACGAGATTGAGGTGATGAGGATGCGAGCCACGGAAGTGAGTGAGGATCCGGATGATTTTGCATCTCTAACAGCAAACTACCTCGAACAACATGGCGACTACCTCGAAGAACACGGTGTGCCAACCGAGGGCTGGTAG